A genomic region of Sphingobacteriales bacterium contains the following coding sequences:
- a CDS encoding TonB-dependent receptor, producing MASFITKFFLIIAVLYSLTAANSLSAQNSVRGVVKDKETGEPLAFTNIIVKNSTEGTQTDFDGNFELKTTQKPPFSLTITYIGYETQEVAINDLQRSYSIQMIPAGLVLDKEDVVIRGSRVTEKQREAPQTIESLDLIAIKETPAANFYDGLGNLKGIDITASSMGFKTINTRGFNSTSPVRSLQLIDGVDNQAPGLNFSLGNFVGSSELDVLRVEIIAGAQTALYGPNAFNGVISMNTKSPFFHKGLSIMAKGGERNLAELALRYAHAWNDKFAFKINAAMMRANDWVANNLNEVYRDPNTGGLQAVGTNNWGGYDAVNIYGDELLAFNGGTNINSDLSSKRLLPGLGTFFRTGYAEEDLVDYDTENLKLAAALHYKIAPEIEAIYGYNFGTGTTVYQGDNRYSLNNLVFQQHKIEIRQLDKFFVRAYHTRENSGDTYDAVFTAFKLNERVRNNNEWSQRYTAYWNQNIVDKVRALSGYPDPANPANFSGWFAPQGQIAPNYAIGDSVMNANTDSLLYWHSLARAYADEGRLIPGTPEFQQAFKEITSNSSFEKGGTRFLDNSSLTHLQGEYQLQPSFADNITIGASFRLYTPDSKGTIFSDTSGVKITNNEAGIYGGITKKTLNKKLILTATARADKNQNFDLLFSPALSGVYLINERSTARIGFSSAIRNPTLQDQYLYYNVGRAILRGNLNGIDTLVTVQSLIDFLQPSGGDLAALDTISAPAVQPEKVKTVELGYKGTLFERLFIDAGYYYSWYRDFIGYKIGVDLELNETNNFKSAQAYRVATNAQSQVTTQGFSVGLSYFIGQYYAINGNYSWNVLNNTEDKDPIIPAFNTPEHKYNIGFSGRDINSTLGSWRIPSWGFSLNYKWMSAFVFEGSPQFTGEVPAYGLLDTQLNFGVPKLKSVLKIGASNVLNNRQYQAYGGPSVGRLLYLSILTQLDNL from the coding sequence ATGGCTTCTTTTATTACCAAATTTTTTCTAATTATCGCTGTCTTATACTCACTGACGGCAGCAAACAGCCTGTCGGCGCAAAACTCGGTGCGCGGTGTTGTAAAAGACAAAGAAACCGGCGAGCCTTTGGCATTTACAAATATTATCGTAAAAAACAGTACAGAAGGCACACAAACAGACTTTGATGGTAATTTTGAATTAAAAACCACTCAAAAACCGCCCTTCTCACTCACAATTACTTACATTGGCTACGAAACACAGGAAGTAGCCATCAACGACCTGCAACGCAGCTACAGCATACAAATGATACCGGCGGGCTTGGTATTGGATAAAGAAGATGTGGTGATACGCGGCAGCCGTGTTACCGAAAAACAGCGCGAAGCTCCGCAAACCATAGAATCTTTGGATTTGATAGCGATTAAAGAAACACCTGCTGCTAATTTTTATGATGGTTTGGGTAATTTAAAAGGGATTGACATAACAGCTTCGAGTATGGGCTTTAAAACCATCAACACACGCGGCTTCAACAGCACCAGTCCCGTGCGTTCGCTGCAACTGATTGACGGCGTGGACAATCAGGCACCGGGATTAAATTTTTCTTTGGGCAATTTTGTAGGTTCTTCGGAATTAGATGTATTGCGCGTGGAAATTATAGCCGGTGCACAAACGGCACTATACGGGCCCAATGCCTTTAATGGTGTAATCAGCATGAACACCAAAAGTCCTTTTTTTCATAAAGGATTATCTATAATGGCAAAAGGTGGCGAGCGCAATTTGGCGGAGTTGGCTTTGCGCTATGCCCACGCTTGGAACGATAAATTCGCTTTTAAAATAAATGCTGCTATGATGCGTGCCAACGATTGGGTAGCCAACAACCTGAATGAAGTATATCGCGACCCCAACACCGGTGGTTTGCAGGCGGTGGGCACCAACAACTGGGGCGGCTACGATGCCGTAAATATATATGGCGATGAATTGCTGGCATTTAACGGCGGCACTAATATCAACAGCGACTTGAGTTCCAAACGCCTACTGCCGGGTTTGGGTACATTTTTCAGAACAGGCTACGCCGAAGAAGATTTAGTAGATTACGATACCGAAAATTTAAAATTAGCGGCAGCACTGCACTATAAAATAGCTCCCGAAATAGAAGCTATTTACGGATACAATTTTGGTACAGGTACAACCGTATATCAAGGCGACAACCGCTACAGTCTCAACAATTTGGTATTTCAGCAACACAAAATAGAAATTCGTCAGTTAGATAAGTTTTTTGTAAGAGCCTACCACACGCGCGAAAATTCGGGCGATACTTACGATGCTGTATTTACGGCGTTTAAACTCAATGAGCGTGTGCGCAACAACAACGAATGGTCGCAACGCTACACGGCTTACTGGAATCAAAATATAGTAGATAAAGTACGCGCTTTATCCGGCTATCCCGACCCCGCCAATCCCGCCAATTTTTCGGGTTGGTTTGCTCCACAAGGACAAATTGCACCCAACTACGCCATCGGCGACTCGGTGATGAACGCCAACACCGACAGCCTGCTCTATTGGCACAGTTTGGCACGCGCCTACGCCGATGAGGGTCGTTTGATACCGGGCACACCCGAATTTCAACAGGCTTTCAAAGAGATTACGTCCAACAGTTCTTTTGAAAAAGGCGGCACACGTTTTTTGGATAATTCTTCATTAACACACCTGCAAGGCGAATACCAACTACAACCTTCTTTTGCCGACAACATCACGATAGGAGCGAGTTTTCGTCTTTATACTCCCGACTCCAAAGGCACTATTTTCAGCGACACTTCGGGCGTAAAAATCACCAATAACGAAGCAGGCATATATGGCGGTATCACCAAAAAAACACTGAACAAAAAATTAATTCTCACCGCCACCGCTCGCGCCGACAAAAACCAAAATTTTGATTTATTGTTTTCGCCCGCACTTTCGGGGGTATATCTCATCAACGAGCGCAGCACTGCCCGCATCGGTTTTTCATCGGCTATCCGCAATCCAACTTTGCAAGACCAATATCTGTATTACAATGTAGGTCGTGCTATTTTGCGTGGCAATCTCAACGGCATAGATACCTTAGTCACCGTACAATCGCTGATAGATTTCTTACAGCCCTCCGGCGGTGATTTGGCGGCTTTGGATACTATCTCAGCTCCGGCAGTACAACCCGAAAAAGTAAAAACCGTAGAATTGGGCTACAAAGGCACTTTATTTGAGCGTTTGTTTATAGATGCGGGTTATTATTACAGTTGGTATCGCGATTTTATCGGTTATAAAATAGGCGTAGATTTGGAACTGAACGAAACCAATAATTTCAAAAGTGCTCAAGCCTATCGTGTAGCTACCAATGCACAATCGCAAGTAACCACGCAAGGTTTTTCTGTAGGTTTGAGCTATTTTATCGGTCAGTATTATGCCATCAACGGCAATTATTCGTGGAATGTGCTCAACAATACCGAAGACAAAGACCCCATTATTCCGGCTTTTAACACACCCGAACACAAATATAATATCGGATTTTCGGGTAGAGATATAAACAGCACTTTGGGCAGTTGGCGTATTCCTTCGTGGGGTTTCAGCCTCAACTACAAATGGATGAGTGCTTTTGTGTTTGAAGGCTCGCCACAATTTACCGGCGAAGTACCTGCTTACGGATTATTAGATACACAGCTTAATTTCGGAGTACCCAAATTAAAATCTGTATTAAAAATAGGAGCATCAAACGTACTCAATAACCGCCAATATCAAGCGTATGGCGGTCCTTCTGTAGGACGCTTGTTATATCTATCAATCCTTACACAATTAGATAACTTATAG
- a CDS encoding T9SS type A sorting domain-containing protein, which translates to MKKLLFAFAICVALSASAQERYLDEYLNVNVTEDVTYGWNWSVHFNPDAIDTLKMDIYEPEEDANVQQRPVIVFNPAGSYLQPLLTAPYGSRKDPYIQEMCTRFAQRGWVAIAINYRYGWNPIASTQTDRARSIMQAVYRPTLDNRMCVRYLRKTVSEGNIYNIDTERIAIGGDNSGAYNAISAAYLNDHAELNLFKFLDDQGNSFIDVNQLGDLDGSGGDPNQNIFLYPEYSDDFDLVLNLGGAVADTSWIDAGEPPIINFHGVQDAGTPYETDVVIVSLTGQPVVEVSGALDIAKQADRTGVNNVFLETNLNDELSQIGRSRTEGIEGIFPFPDKGFAPYAYYVCDVSGAVHCDETSLYCGYKNSLVSNECNNETVCKPYIDTIMNYFAPRAMVALKLQGYEQFLNVGIEENAPTTFIVSPNPAFDRIKIVADKPVKAYTIYDIAGKQVIRREVPANTELYIPRETLEAGMYVLEIEDTAAQKSVKKYFFNKVSVF; encoded by the coding sequence ATGAAAAAGTTATTATTCGCTTTTGCAATATGCGTTGCACTTTCGGCAAGCGCGCAGGAGCGTTATTTAGATGAGTATCTGAATGTGAACGTTACGGAAGATGTAACTTACGGCTGGAACTGGTCGGTGCATTTTAACCCCGATGCCATTGATACGCTAAAAATGGACATCTACGAACCCGAAGAAGATGCCAACGTTCAGCAACGTCCGGTGATTGTTTTCAATCCGGCGGGCAGCTATTTGCAGCCTTTGCTCACCGCCCCCTACGGCAGCCGCAAAGACCCTTACATTCAGGAAATGTGTACACGCTTCGCCCAACGCGGCTGGGTAGCTATCGCCATCAATTATCGCTACGGCTGGAATCCAATTGCCAGTACCCAAACCGACCGCGCCCGCTCTATTATGCAAGCAGTGTATCGTCCCACTTTGGACAACCGTATGTGTGTGCGCTATCTGCGCAAAACAGTTTCTGAAGGCAATATATATAATATTGATACAGAGCGAATTGCAATAGGCGGCGACAATTCGGGTGCATACAATGCCATTTCTGCAGCATACTTAAATGACCACGCCGAACTCAATTTATTCAAATTTTTAGATGACCAAGGCAATTCCTTTATTGACGTAAATCAATTAGGCGATTTAGACGGCTCCGGCGGCGACCCGAACCAAAATATATTCCTTTATCCAGAGTATTCCGATGATTTTGATTTGGTACTCAATTTAGGAGGTGCAGTTGCCGATACTTCGTGGATAGATGCCGGCGAGCCGCCAATTATTAATTTTCATGGCGTACAAGATGCCGGTACGCCTTACGAAACCGATGTGGTAATTGTATCGCTCACCGGACAGCCGGTAGTGGAAGTGAGCGGAGCTTTGGACATTGCCAAACAAGCCGACAGAACCGGTGTGAACAATGTGTTTTTGGAAACCAACCTCAACGACGAACTGTCGCAAATTGGCAGAAGCCGCACCGAAGGTATAGAAGGTATTTTTCCTTTTCCCGACAAAGGTTTTGCGCCCTACGCTTATTATGTGTGCGATGTAAGCGGTGCTGTTCATTGTGATGAAACCTCCTTATACTGTGGCTACAAAAACAGTTTGGTATCCAACGAATGTAACAACGAAACAGTCTGCAAACCCTATATTGACACCATCATGAATTACTTTGCACCCCGTGCAATGGTGGCATTAAAATTACAAGGGTACGAACAATTTTTGAATGTGGGCATTGAAGAAAATGCTCCTACAACCTTCATAGTATCACCTAATCCGGCATTTGACCGCATAAAAATAGTAGCTGATAAACCCGTAAAAGCATATACTATCTATGATATTGCCGGAAAACAAGTAATACGCCGCGAAGTACCGGCTAATACCGAATTATATATACCGCGCGAGACTTTGGAAGCAGGTATGTATGTATTGGAAATAGAAGATACGGCGGCACAAAAAAGTGTTAAAAAGTATTTTTTCAATAAAGTATCAGTATTTTAA
- a CDS encoding alpha/beta hydrolase gives MKKSIIYNNTCFVYHDYAAPTTSAETWVLLHGFGFTPQLWQHWLPTLTRQYHILLPAMCGFGGSDAIADLRLEDIADRLAAMLEQEGIKKCTFVGHSMGGYVGAHFAAHYPQYLSRLVFFHSSATADDTEKRQVRQKAIDFMQQNGTASFFDELMKNVCSPDYYSKNKAQIETLSAIAKSFPTENVVAAYRAMMLRHDQSAALQGLEIPVVFVSGGLDKSVSWQRNTAEAALLNWCKLIYLPEAAHMAMLEMPDIALNALLQMAAETKYLLTEKSDTVTESS, from the coding sequence ATGAAAAAATCAATTATCTATAACAACACTTGCTTTGTATATCACGATTATGCCGCACCTACCACATCGGCAGAAACTTGGGTCTTGCTACACGGATTTGGTTTTACGCCACAATTATGGCAACATTGGCTACCGACATTGACACGACAGTATCACATTTTATTGCCGGCGATGTGCGGTTTTGGCGGCAGTGATGCCATTGCCGACCTGCGCTTGGAAGACATTGCCGACCGCTTGGCGGCGATGTTGGAGCAAGAGGGGATTAAAAAATGTACGTTTGTAGGACACTCAATGGGCGGCTATGTGGGAGCGCATTTTGCAGCACATTATCCGCAGTATTTATCGCGTTTGGTATTTTTTCATTCTTCTGCTACCGCCGACGATACCGAAAAACGTCAAGTGCGCCAAAAAGCCATTGATTTTATGCAACAAAACGGCACTGCCTCTTTTTTTGATGAATTGATGAAAAATGTTTGCTCACCCGATTATTACTCAAAAAATAAAGCGCAGATAGAAACATTATCCGCCATTGCAAAAAGTTTTCCGACCGAAAATGTGGTTGCTGCCTACCGCGCCATGATGTTGCGGCACGACCAAAGCGCAGCTCTGCAAGGGCTTGAAATTCCTGTGGTATTTGTAAGCGGCGGCTTGGATAAGTCGGTGAGTTGGCAGCGCAATACCGCCGAAGCTGCTCTTTTAAACTGGTGCAAACTGATTTATTTGCCCGAAGCCGCACACATGGCTATGCTGGAAATGCCCGACATCGCTTTAAATGCTTTGTTACAAATGGCAGCAGAAACTAAATATTTACTCACCGAAAAATCAGATACAGTGACAGAAAGCAGCTAA
- a CDS encoding cytochrome-c peroxidase encodes MWNNQQQIAVFFIIWAILQTACEPDPTPTPDFVLEIPKGFPAPAVPTDNTLTKERITLGKQLFYDVALSRDSSVACASCHQLQYAFTDPVGVSSGAEGRKGFRNAPTLSNVAYQAHLLSEGGVPTLEMQVLVPFGDHNEFDFNIVAAGRRLSQNAQYRTQAQAAYGRDSVDAFVITRSIAAFERTLLSGNSPFDRFYFSGDSSALGAAAQRGWALFQSDSLACRQCHSGFNFTAGTFENNGLYEIYEDIGRARLTFLEEDKGKFKVPTLRNIAFSAPYMHDGSINSLTQVIEHYQSGGKHPDNQSPLIKGFRLNTQQQTDLLQFLQSLSDTTFIQNSSFLP; translated from the coding sequence ATGTGGAATAATCAACAACAGATAGCCGTATTTTTTATTATTTGGGCAATTTTACAAACGGCTTGCGAACCCGACCCCACACCAACGCCCGATTTTGTGTTGGAGATTCCGAAAGGATTTCCAGCACCTGCCGTTCCTACCGACAACACACTCACAAAAGAGCGTATAACTTTAGGCAAGCAGCTATTTTATGATGTTGCACTCTCCCGCGATTCCTCGGTCGCTTGCGCTTCGTGCCATCAGTTGCAATATGCTTTTACCGATCCTGTTGGCGTTAGCTCCGGTGCAGAAGGTCGCAAGGGATTTCGCAATGCACCCACCCTGAGCAATGTGGCATATCAAGCACATTTGTTGAGCGAAGGCGGCGTACCCACGTTAGAAATGCAAGTATTAGTGCCTTTCGGCGACCACAACGAATTTGATTTCAATATTGTGGCAGCAGGTCGACGGCTTTCTCAAAATGCGCAATACCGCACACAGGCACAAGCTGCTTACGGGCGCGATAGCGTAGATGCTTTTGTGATAACCCGCTCCATTGCAGCCTTTGAGCGCACCTTGCTGAGTGGCAACAGTCCTTTTGACCGTTTTTATTTTAGCGGCGACAGTTCGGCACTCGGTGCGGCGGCACAACGCGGGTGGGCACTTTTTCAGAGCGACAGCTTGGCGTGCCGCCAATGTCATAGCGGTTTTAATTTTACAGCAGGTACTTTTGAAAACAACGGCTTATATGAAATATATGAAGATATAGGCAGGGCACGCCTTACATTTTTGGAAGAAGACAAAGGAAAATTTAAAGTGCCAACCCTCCGCAATATTGCTTTTAGTGCGCCCTATATGCACGATGGCAGCATCAACAGTTTAACACAGGTAATTGAACACTATCAGTCCGGCGGTAAGCACCCCGACAATCAAAGCCCGCTCATTAAAGGCTTCCGGCTCAACACGCAACAACAAACCGATTTGTTGCAATTTCTTCAGTCATTGAGCGACACGACCTTTATACAAAATTCTTCTTTTTTACCTTAA
- a CDS encoding carboxypeptidase-like regulatory domain-containing protein, translated as MKLKILFFLVSCVLIEVFSGSLLSAYGQNTAVTLSGVVKDKEGRPLTGVSIFLKGLFTGTVSNTEGKYLLKLRTDDLPGYLVFSYSGFNRLEIAVSTENLNNDVVLNSLQSFTTNEIITSASRNSEQVMQAPAYVDIVQEKEIVQRNTVELFNYLSHLGGVDVNSSSMLCTSISPRGFNSPRSERMLHMVDYMDTQSPSMNINFGNILNTIDLDVSSVELLHGPVSALYGANALNGLLLINTKDAFIHEGLSVILKGGSQNLFDAQLRYATKINNFWAFKINASVFLAKEWLANNVNALSSDPLNHTINSPLGYNAINRYGEIGLNIDLDNDSLHTKETRIYTPGWSEEDLLREDDGTKVFRINPSLSYLLTDKIKATIEANALLASTIYQFSTRTRLKNYTFSQLKAALESDRWAVRAYHSRDNAGESYDLNLLATYLMQAPVSNLYTVDSVRVNNYSELYFNNYISAYQKNNGSFEKAQSIANANFPKSTGDEFLALRDQVIASDVAGKGAKIRVNSNFTDVSAQYSFKIKALDQFTLGTANRWYQLESQGHFFADTVDILNNYQLAAFGVLERSFAKKRIKLAAVVRIEDTKNFKINFTNRFSAVVALDKKKQHNLRFSYADAFRNPSQFDQYALYQVGSVTILGNVGKGFSGYDIAVLSGGSPDTYKVSINPLKQEYSASFEVGYRTFIKEKLALHLSYYQTQYKDFITARRFVGRFDGALPNLAAGEGTLIQVWTNVDETVKTKGGVLGIDYNFIPALGAKFNYTYIQLQATQNSIDFNTPESKFNIGFYGVISKRYAYNINYRWADEYVYSSPFAAGIIAPTALVDAYFGYTVPSWKSTFSLTLNNIFDEKKYSNLWWSAYRAYGGIRHIDGTEIIHSV; from the coding sequence ATGAAACTAAAAATACTGTTTTTCCTTGTTTCTTGTGTTTTAATAGAAGTATTTTCAGGGAGTTTGCTATCGGCTTATGGTCAAAATACGGCAGTTACATTGAGTGGTGTTGTAAAAGATAAAGAGGGTCGTCCTTTGACGGGAGTCAGCATTTTTTTAAAGGGTTTATTTACCGGTACGGTGAGCAATACGGAAGGGAAATATTTATTAAAGCTGCGTACCGATGATTTACCCGGCTACTTAGTATTTTCTTATAGTGGTTTTAATCGTTTGGAAATAGCCGTAAGCACCGAAAATTTAAACAATGATGTAGTGCTAAACAGTTTACAATCATTTACTACAAACGAGATTATTACATCTGCTTCACGCAACAGCGAACAAGTGATGCAAGCTCCCGCATACGTAGATATTGTACAGGAAAAAGAAATTGTACAACGCAATACGGTAGAATTATTTAATTATCTGTCACATTTGGGGGGCGTAGATGTAAATTCTTCTTCTATGCTGTGTACTTCTATCAGTCCGCGCGGTTTCAACAGCCCTCGCTCGGAGCGTATGCTGCACATGGTAGATTATATGGACACGCAAAGTCCGTCTATGAATATCAATTTCGGCAACATACTCAATACCATTGATTTAGATGTTTCTTCGGTGGAGCTATTGCACGGACCTGTATCGGCTCTGTATGGTGCCAATGCGCTCAACGGTTTATTGCTGATCAATACCAAAGATGCTTTTATCCACGAAGGATTAAGTGTAATACTAAAAGGGGGTAGTCAAAATCTTTTTGATGCACAATTGCGTTATGCTACAAAAATCAACAATTTTTGGGCGTTTAAAATCAATGCAAGTGTATTTTTAGCCAAAGAGTGGTTGGCGAATAATGTAAATGCTCTGAGCAGCGACCCGCTCAATCATACAATAAATTCGCCTTTGGGCTACAACGCCATCAACCGCTATGGCGAAATAGGGCTAAACATAGATTTGGACAACGACTCGCTGCATACCAAAGAAACACGCATCTATACGCCCGGTTGGTCGGAGGAAGATTTGCTGCGCGAAGATGACGGAACAAAGGTATTTCGCATCAACCCATCATTATCCTATTTGCTGACCGACAAAATAAAAGCTACGATAGAAGCGAATGCTTTGCTGGCAAGCACCATTTATCAGTTCAGTACGCGCACCCGCTTAAAAAACTATACATTTTCTCAACTAAAAGCTGCTTTGGAAAGCGACCGCTGGGCAGTACGCGCCTACCACAGCCGCGACAATGCCGGCGAATCTTACGATTTGAATTTGCTGGCTACCTACTTAATGCAAGCACCGGTAAGCAATTTATATACCGTTGATAGTGTGCGTGTCAATAATTACTCTGAATTATATTTCAACAACTACATCAGTGCCTATCAAAAAAACAACGGTTCTTTTGAGAAAGCACAATCAATTGCCAATGCCAATTTTCCGAAGAGTACAGGCGATGAATTTTTGGCTCTTCGCGACCAGGTTATTGCATCAGATGTAGCGGGCAAAGGAGCAAAAATCCGTGTAAACAGTAATTTTACAGATGTAAGTGCGCAATACAGTTTTAAAATAAAAGCATTAGACCAGTTTACGTTGGGTACTGCCAATCGTTGGTATCAATTAGAATCTCAGGGGCATTTTTTCGCCGACACTGTTGATATACTCAACAATTATCAGTTGGCGGCTTTTGGCGTATTGGAGCGTTCTTTTGCAAAAAAACGCATCAAGTTGGCGGCAGTAGTGCGGATTGAAGATACCAAAAACTTTAAAATCAATTTCACCAACCGTTTTTCGGCGGTGGTAGCATTAGACAAAAAGAAACAACACAACTTGCGCTTCAGCTATGCCGATGCTTTTCGCAATCCTTCGCAATTTGACCAATATGCACTGTATCAGGTGGGCAGTGTAACGATTTTGGGCAATGTAGGAAAGGGTTTTTCGGGCTATGATATAGCGGTATTGAGTGGTGGTTCGCCCGATACATACAAAGTATCCATTAACCCATTAAAACAAGAATACAGTGCTTCGTTTGAAGTGGGCTATCGTACATTTATCAAAGAGAAATTAGCTTTACACCTTAGCTATTATCAAACCCAATATAAAGATTTCATTACTGCCCGCCGCTTTGTAGGTCGTTTTGACGGAGCATTGCCCAACCTTGCTGCCGGAGAAGGCACCCTCATACAAGTATGGACGAATGTAGATGAAACCGTAAAAACTAAAGGCGGTGTGTTGGGAATAGATTATAATTTTATTCCGGCTTTGGGTGCAAAATTCAACTATACCTATATTCAGCTGCAAGCCACTCAAAATTCAATTGATTTCAATACGCCCGAAAGTAAGTTTAATATCGGATTTTATGGTGTCATTTCCAAACGCTACGCTTATAATATCAATTACCGCTGGGCAGATGAATATGTATATTCTTCGCCTTTTGCTGCGGGTATTATTGCGCCCACCGCATTGGTAGATGCTTATTTCGGCTATACAGTTCCTTCTTGGAAAAGTACATTTAGTTTAACATTGAACAATATATTTGACGAAAAAAAATATTCAAACCTTTGGTGGTCCGCATATCGGGCGTATGGTGGTATTAGGCATATTGACGGAACTGAAATAATACATTCTGTTTAA
- a CDS encoding VWA domain-containing protein, producing the protein MVIIWHSSATAQIWSVERYEGIGNTAVHSLLFDQQNNLWIGTQDSACILRNGSDSLETILHTGVYSINEDPRHTVWLGLTNNMLYNSETQDTYPLNLKNSNVLNSILFENNYLYLGTPEGMYEVYYRQEDDEIVNMLPQKMEDIKYVNVIYKDQHGIAGDKWVGTDNGLFHYKQKKLSPLIPGTQVTAIATNNEKIWAVTNNGIVSVDKQLQVRKVPLCRDFFDYRVEDVAFDSEGSLWIAGKTLAVMDKTGYCRPFTEEDGFFSKHPLCIATDNKKNVWVGTEGKGLYKIYRRDEDSTLMARYEYMNNCAFTNLVVLMDISSSMNAEHRLPKLKKNLSEVLQRMRPEDKVTLITFASTTRLLLPTTSCHKNTLIESALSRTGIGGKSDIVTGLAQSLRLLSESYITDGNNCLIIATDGEFEIKEQLYDLLKSMPEQQPFTISVFDFGNEEAENKDLAKLAQKAGGTYTKFGKKNDNSLVQKLADEIKRVRTAPAVSK; encoded by the coding sequence ATGGTTATCATTTGGCATAGCAGCGCAACAGCACAAATTTGGTCGGTAGAACGCTACGAAGGCATCGGCAATACGGCGGTACATAGCTTACTTTTCGACCAACAAAACAACTTGTGGATAGGCACACAAGACAGTGCCTGCATACTGCGCAATGGCAGCGACTCTTTAGAGACCATACTACATACCGGAGTTTATTCTATCAACGAAGACCCGCGCCATACCGTATGGCTCGGACTCACCAACAACATGCTCTATAACAGCGAAACACAAGATACTTACCCTTTAAATCTCAAAAACAGCAATGTACTCAACTCTATTTTATTCGAGAACAACTACCTTTATTTAGGCACACCCGAAGGCATGTACGAAGTGTATTATCGGCAAGAAGATGATGAAATTGTAAATATGCTGCCGCAAAAAATGGAGGATATCAAATATGTAAATGTGATTTATAAAGACCAGCATGGCATTGCAGGCGACAAGTGGGTAGGAACGGATAACGGCTTATTTCATTACAAACAAAAAAAGCTGTCGCCGTTGATTCCGGGTACGCAAGTGACGGCTATTGCTACGAACAACGAAAAAATATGGGCGGTGACGAACAACGGCATCGTATCGGTAGATAAGCAACTGCAAGTACGCAAAGTGCCGCTGTGTCGCGATTTTTTTGATTATCGCGTAGAAGATGTAGCATTTGACTCCGAAGGTAGTTTGTGGATAGCCGGAAAAACATTGGCAGTGATGGACAAAACCGGCTACTGCCGCCCCTTTACCGAAGAAGACGGTTTTTTCAGCAAACACCCGCTTTGCATTGCCACCGACAACAAAAAAAACGTATGGGTGGGTACTGAGGGCAAAGGATTATACAAAATTTATCGCCGCGACGAAGACAGCACCCTGATGGCTCGCTACGAATACATGAACAATTGTGCCTTTACAAATTTAGTGGTGTTGATGGATATTTCATCTTCTATGAACGCCGAGCATCGCCTGCCGAAGCTGAAAAAAAACCTGAGCGAAGTGCTACAGCGCATGCGCCCCGAAGATAAAGTTACCTTAATCACTTTTGCCTCTACCACCCGTTTGTTGCTGCCCACTACCTCCTGCCACAAAAATACCCTCATTGAAAGTGCCCTGAGCCGCACCGGTATCGGCGGCAAAAGCGATATTGTCACCGGCTTGGCACAATCGCTGCGGCTATTGAGCGAAAGCTACATCACCGATGGCAACAACTGCCTCATTATAGCCACAGACGGCGAATTTGAAATAAAAGAGCAGTTATATGATTTATTAAAAAGTATGCCTGAGCAGCAGCCCTTTACCATCTCGGTATTTGATTTTGGCAACGAAGAAGCCGAAAATAAAGATTTGGCAAAACTCGCTCAAAAAGCAGGCGGTACTTACACCAAATTTGGTAAAAAGAATGACAATAGCTTAGTACAAAAACTCGCTGATGAGATAAAAAGAGTACGCACTGCCCCTGCCGTATCTAAATAA
- a CDS encoding transposase produces MVIPKNIHLLFLPPDSPELNPVEMIWRYTRGKTTNIIFKDFEELSATMSRILSTI; encoded by the coding sequence TTGGTAATTCCTAAAAACATTCATCTGTTGTTTCTTCCTCCTGACTCACCCGAATTAAACCCCGTAGAGATGATATGGCGGTACACCAGGGGCAAAACTACTAACATTATATTCAAAGATTTCGAAGAACTCTCCGCCACAATGTCGCGGATATTATCAACGATATAA